The proteins below come from a single Sorghum bicolor cultivar BTx623 chromosome 4, Sorghum_bicolor_NCBIv3, whole genome shotgun sequence genomic window:
- the LOC8078339 gene encoding NAC domain-containing protein 76 — translation MHPSCSPLAVPPGFRFHPTDEELLYYYLRKKVAYEPIDLDVIREVDLNKLEPWDLKDRCRIGTESQDEWYFFSHKDKKYPTGTRTNRATTAGFWKATGRDKAIFLGNAGRRIGLRKTLVFYTGRAPHGKKTDWIMHEYRLNDDSVEVPITEDGWVVCRVFKKKSIQRGFDDHLGMAAAGDDDELHSFHSPGGVMTPVDQKHGLHHLMHGGVPAFDPSMHLPHLTSAEAPLGAPAFTSGGTSAVAMNLLDMGCSSHNMVMKMTTSCGSASDMPLNSGGERFGAAADWSILDKLLASHQNLDQLFHCKFGGTTLAVPRHYQQQQMQQQQQQLMEMSASSLHRLPLH, via the exons ATGCATCCGAGCTGCTCTCCACTGGCAGTGCCTCCGGGCTTCCGGTTCCACCCGACAGACGAGGAGCTCCTCTACTACTACCTGAGGAAGAAGGTTGCTTATGAGCCCATAGATCTTGATGTCATAAGGGAGGTGGATCTCAACAAGCTTGAACCATGGGACCTCAAAG ATCGGTGCAGGATTGGGACGGAGTCTCAGGATGAGTGGTATTTCTTCAGCCACAAGGACAAGAAGTATCCTACGGGGACACGAACGAACCGGGCAACAACGGCTGGGTTTTGGAAGGCCACCGGGCGGGACAAGGCCATCTTCCTCGGCAACGCTGGGAGGAGGATCGGCCTGAGGAAGACGCTGGTGTTTTACACCGGCAGGGCACCCCATGGCAAGAAGACCGACTGGATCATGCACGAGTACCGCCTCAACGATGACAGCGTCGAGGTGCCGATTACG GAGGACGGATGGGTGGTGTGTAGGGTTTTCAAGAAAAAGAGCATCCAGAGGGGATTCGACGACCATCTGGGCATGGCGGCTGCCGGCGATGACGATGAACTCCATTCCTTCCACTCGCCTGGCGGCGTGATGACTCCGGTGGACCAGAAGCACGGCCTCCACCACCTCATGCACGGCGGAGTCCCCGCCTTCGACCCCTCCATGCACCTTCCACACCTCacgagtgcggaggcaccgctGGGCGCCCCGGCATTTACATCCGGCGGCACATCGGCTGTGGCCATGAACCTGCTCGACATGGGCTGTTCTTCGCACAACATGGTGATGAAGATGACAACATCATGTGGCTCTGCCAGTGACATGCCGCTGAACAGCGGTGGTGAGCGCTTCGGTGCCGCCGCCGATTGGTCGATCCTCGACAAGCTGCTAGCGTCACACCAGAATCTTGACCAGCTCTTCCATTGCAAGTTCGGGGGAACAACCTTAGCAGTGCCTCGCCATTATCAACAGCAGcagatgcagcagcagcagcagcagctcatgGAAATGAGCGCGTCTTCACTGCATAGGCTGCCTCTCCATTAA